In Prunus dulcis chromosome 1, ALMONDv2, whole genome shotgun sequence, the following are encoded in one genomic region:
- the LOC117615017 gene encoding probable carboxylesterase 11, whose translation MPSLSLKLHSLFFKYHLRHQLQSLKQIQPDPNFGITSRPEEPAVPANPTFQDGVATKDIHADPLSSLSLRIFLPDTVLPVPLKTAKPPKRGAAQSPLSSDNSDGAVYRGYSPDQLMGKRHRKLPIFLQFHGGGFVSGSNDTSSNDAFCRRMAKLCDVIVVAVGYRLAPESPYPAAFDDGVLVLKWVAKQANLATLRNARSRIFDSFGSSMVEPWLAAHGDPSRCVLLGVSCGANLADYVARKAVEAGNLLDPLKVVAQVLMYPFFIGSIPTKSEIKLANSYLYDKDTCMLAWKLFLTEEEFDLDHPAGNPLLPGTGPPLKSMPPTLTVVADHDWMRDRAIAYSEELRKANVDAPLLDYKDTVHEFATLDVLLHTPQAKACADDITIWVKKYISIRGHEFSY comes from the exons ATGCCAAGCCTCAGCTTGAAGCTGCACAGCTTGTTCTTCAAGTATCATCTGAGACACCAATTGCAAAGCCTAAAGCAAATCCAACCCGACCCGAATTTCGGGATCACTTCCCGACCCGAAGAGCCCGCCGTTCCCGCCAACCCGACTTTCCAAGACGGCGTAGCCACCAAAGACATCCACGCCGACcccctctcttctctctccctccgcATCTTCTTACCCGACACTGTCCTCCCAGTCCCCCTCAAAACCGCAAAGCCTCCGAAACGTGGCGCCGCCCAATCGCCTCTCTCCTCTGACAACTCTGATGGGGCCGTGTACAGGGGATACTCTCCCGATCAGCTGATGGGGAAGCGCCACCGGAAGCTTCCGATATTTTTGCAGTTCCACGGAGGTGGGTTTGTGAGCGGGAGCAACGACACGTCGTCGAACGACGCGTTCTGCAGGAGGATGGCGAAGCTGTGCGACGTGATCGTGGTGGCAGTCGGGTACAGGCTGGCTCCGGAGAGCCCGTACCCGGCTGCGTTTGATGACGGGGTTTTGGTGTTGAAGTGGGTAGCGAAGCAGGCCAACTTGGCTACGCTTCGAAACGCTCGCAGCCGTATCTTCGATAGCTTTGGGTCGTCGATGGTTGAGCCATGGCTGGCTGCTCATGGAGACCCATCTAG GTGTGTACTCCTTGGGGTGAGCTGTGGAGCTAACCTAGCTGACTACGTAGCTCGAAAGGCAGTGGAAGCGGGGAACCTCTTAGACCCTTTGAAAGTGGTGGCACAAGTCCTCATGTACCCTTTCTTCATTGGAAGCATTCCCACCAAGTCTGAGATTAAGTTGGCAAATTCCTACTTATATGACAAGGATACATGTATGCTGGCTTGGAAGCTATTTCTAACAGAGGAAGAGTTTGATTTAGACCATCCTGCAGGCAACCCCCTCTTGCCTGGGACAGGGCCACCCTTGAAGAGCATGCCTCCAACCCTAACAGTTGTCGCGGACCATGATTGGATGCGTGACAGGGCCATTGCTTACTCGGAGGAGTTGAGGAAGGCTAATGTGGATGCACCTCTTCTTGATTACAAAGATACTGTGCATGAGTTTGCTACTCTTGATGTGCTCCTCCATACACCCCAGGCCAAGGCTTGTGCAGATGATATTACTATATGGGTGAAAAAGTATATCTCAATCAGAGGCCATGAGTTTTCCTATTGA